CCCTGTCCGAGGGTCTTGAGCTGGTTAAAGGCGCGGCTTACGCGAAGTTCGACGAAACCGTCGACCTGGTTGTGAAGCTGGGTGTCGATCCCCGTCACGCCGACCAGATGGTGCGCGGCGCCGTGGTGCTCCCCAACGGTCTGGGCAAGGACGTACGCGTCCTCGTGTTCGCCAAGGGCGAGAAGGAGAAGGAGGCCCGCGAGGCCGGTGCCGATTTCGTGGGCGCCGATGACCTGGTCGCCAAGATCCAGGAAGGGTGGTTCGAATTCGACACCGCCATCGCAACCCCGGACATGATGGGCGTGGTCGGCAAGATCGGTAAGCTCCTCGGTCCCCGCGGCCTGATGCCGAACCCGAAAGTCGGCACCGTCACCTTCGACGTGGCTCGCGCCGTGAAGGAGTCCAAGTCCGGTAAGGTCGAGTTCCGCGTCGAGAAGGCCGGTATCATCCATGCCCCGGTAGGGAAGGTTTCCTTCACCGCCGAGACCCTTAAGCAGAACGTTTCAGCCCTGGTGGAAGCCCTCCAGAAGGCGAAGCCGGCTGCCGCCAAGGGTACCTACATGAAGAAGATCTCCGTATCTTCCACCATGGGCCCGGGCGTGAACATCGATCTCGCTGACATCAGCGCGATCTTGAAATAAAGGCAGTATCAAGCAGTAAAGCCAAAGTCAAAGACAGTGGGTGCGCCAGTTTGATCGTCGGTGCTTAATCGCCTTGGGCGGCCAACCGAGACTTGCAAGATGTTGCGCGAAAAAGCATGTTCCGCAACTTCCTGACTTTGGCGGGGTTCCGTACCCGTATACCAAAAGAAAGGAGGAAGGCGCTTGAATAAGGAAAACAAACAAGAACTTGTTACCGAAATGCACGACAAGCTCCTGAGGGCCCAGGCGGTATTCCTTGCGGATTTCCGCGGGATGAACGTCGGCCAGGCGACCGAGCTCAGAAACGAGCTCAGGAAGGCTAACGCCGAGTACAAAGTCGTCAAGAACACCCTGCTCGATATCGCTTCCAAAGGGACCGACAAGGAAGGTCTGAGCCAGTACTACGCTGGTCCGACCGCCATTGCCCTTTGCTATGACGATCCCGTCGCAGCGGCCAAGGTGCTGTCGCGTTTCAACAAGGAAGCCACCAACCCGTTCACTCTGAAGGCTGGCGTGCTTACCGGCAAGACCATCAACGTGGCCGAGATTCAGGCTCTCGCTGATCTGCCGAGCCGCGAAGTGCTTATCGCCAAGATGCTGGGCAGCATGCAGGCACCGGCAAGCAACTTCGTACGC
Above is a genomic segment from Geomonas ferrireducens containing:
- the rplA gene encoding 50S ribosomal protein L1, which produces MSMTKKAKEARAKVDRTKTYPLSEGLELVKGAAYAKFDETVDLVVKLGVDPRHADQMVRGAVVLPNGLGKDVRVLVFAKGEKEKEAREAGADFVGADDLVAKIQEGWFEFDTAIATPDMMGVVGKIGKLLGPRGLMPNPKVGTVTFDVARAVKESKSGKVEFRVEKAGIIHAPVGKVSFTAETLKQNVSALVEALQKAKPAAAKGTYMKKISVSSTMGPGVNIDLADISAILK
- the rplJ gene encoding 50S ribosomal protein L10, with protein sequence MNKENKQELVTEMHDKLLRAQAVFLADFRGMNVGQATELRNELRKANAEYKVVKNTLLDIASKGTDKEGLSQYYAGPTAIALCYDDPVAAAKVLSRFNKEATNPFTLKAGVLTGKTINVAEIQALADLPSREVLIAKMLGSMQAPASNFVRVLAAVPGGFVRALEQIRVQKAA